A genome region from Camelina sativa cultivar DH55 chromosome 10, Cs, whole genome shotgun sequence includes the following:
- the LOC104720108 gene encoding subtilisin-like protease SBT3.18, with protein sequence MLYSYNYGFSGFSAKLNPTQAASLAKLDQVITFFKSKSLKLHTTRSWDFLGLTVYNARRTPPPQLAYGSDIVVGIFDTGIWPESENFREPPNAKPIPSSWNGRCVGGEDFDPTVHCNRKLIGARFYLRGFEETYGPIDFRRDPEYRSPRDYLGHGTHTASTAVGSVVRNVSGFSDLGRGTARGGAPLARLAVFKTCWGKDLEGVCTEADILAAFDDAIHDGVHVISASFGSSPPLSPFFESSADIGAFHAAERGISVVFSCGNDGPDPGVVQNVSPWAVSVAASTVDRSFPTRIVIDDSFTLTGQSLISQEITGTLEVATTYFSGGVCKWENWLKILARETIILCFSTLGPVQFIEEAQAAAIRANASALIFAASPTKQLAEEVDMIPTVRVDILHGTMIRNYLASSPKVPVVKVGPSETVIGETTAPTVAYFSSRGPSSQSPDILKPDITAPGIGILAAWPSKTPPTLLPGDHRSIEWNFQSGTSMSSPHVAGVMALLQSAHPDWSPAAIRSAIMTTAYTRDTSYDLILSGGSMKSADPSDIGAGHVNPLKAMDPGLIYNTRTEDYVLFLCNIGYTDEQIKSMLLHSESSTICFPSHSYRTNADFNYPSITIPSLRFTRTIKRTVSNVGPNKSTVYFVDIIRPVGVEVAIWPQIMVFSKCQQEHSYYVTFKPTKISSARYVFGEIIWTDGFHRVRSPLVVFLSNGGLFPSS encoded by the exons ATGTTGTACAGTTACAACTATGGCTTCTCAGGCTTCTCCGCAAAACTCAACCCAACACAAGCTGCTTCTTTAGCAA AATTGGACCAGGTCATAACGTTCTTCAAAAGCAAAAGCTTGAAATTACACACAACAAGGAGCTGGGATTTCTTAGGTCTCACCGTCTACAATGCCCGTCGCACTCCTCCGCCGCAGCTCGCTTATGGCTCCGACATCGTCGTCGGAATATTTGATACTG ggatttggCCGGAATCGGAGAATTTTAGGGAACCGCCGAATGCGAAACCTATACCTTCGTCATGGAACGGAAGATGCGTGGGAGGAGAAGACTTCGATCCAACCGTACATTGCAATCGCAAATTGATCGGCGCTCGGTTTTACCTCAGAGGATTCGAAGAGACGTACGGACCGATTGACTTCAGGCGAGATCCGGAATACAGATCGCCGCGTGATTACCTCGGTCACGGCACACACACTGCTTCCACCGCCGTCGGATCCGTTGTTCGCAACGTCTCCGGCTTCTCCGATCTTGGACGCGGCACCGCTCGCGGCGGAGCTCCATTGGCGAGGCTTGCAGTGTTCAAAACGTGCTGGGGGAAGGATTTGGAAGGGGTTTGCACGGAGGCTGATATCTTGGCAGCTTTCGACGATGCGATCCACGACGGTGTTCACGTGATCTCCGCGTCTTTCGGCTCATCTCCGCCGTTATCTCCGTTTTTCGAGTCGAGCGCAGATATTGGGGCGTTTCACGCGGCGGAGAGAGGAATCAGCGTGGTTTTCTCTTGCGGAAACGACGGGCCTGATCCTGGTGTTGTTCAGAACGTCTCTCCTTGGGCTGTTTCCGTTGCAGCTTCGACTGTGGATCGGAGTTTTCCCACCAGAATTGTTATCGACGACAGTTTCACTCTCACG GGTCAGAGCTTGATTTCTCAGGAGATCACTGGTACATTAGAAGTTGCAACAACGTATTTCAGTGGAGG GGTTTGCAAATGGGAGAACTGGTTGAAGATATTGGCCAGAGAGACAATAATTTTGTGCTTCTCTACTTTGGGTCCGGTTCAGTTCATTGAAGAAGCACAAGCTGCTGCAATAAGAGCGAACGCATCAGCGCTAATATTTGCAGCCTCACCCACCAAACAGCTCGCTGAAGAAGTAGACATGATCCCAACAGTTCGTGTGGATATTCTTCACGGGACAATGATCAGGAACTATCTTGCTAGTTCGCCTAA AGTGCCAGTTGTGAAAGTTGGACCGAGCGAAACTGTTATCGGAGAGACTACAGCACCCACTGTTGCATATTTCTCTTCAAGAGGACCTAGCTCACAGTCACCTGATATTCTCA AGCCAGATATTACAGCGCCCGGTATTGGGATATTAGCAGCCTGGCCTTCTAAAACTCCACCTACACTGTTACCAGGAGACCACCGATCTATTGAGTGGAATTTCCAGTCTGGAACGTCAATGTCAAGTCCTCATGTGGCTGGAGTTATGGCGCTTCTCCAGTCTGCTCACCCTGACTGGTCACCAGCTGCAATCAGAAGCGCAATCATGACCACAG CGTATACAAGAGACACGAGCTATGACTTGATCCTCTCTGGTGGGTCGATGAAGTCCGCTGATCCATCTGATATTGGTGCTGGGCATGTAAACCCTTTGAAAGCCATGGACCCTGGTCTAATTTATAACACCAGAACAGAAGACTATGTGCTCTTCTTGTGCAACATTGGCTATACGGATGAACAGATCAAGTCCATGCTTCTCCACTCAGAGTCTTCCACAATATGTTTTCCTTCTCACTCGTATCGAACCAATGCGGATTTCAACTACCCATCTATAACCATACCGAGCCTGAGATTCACCAGGACCATAAAACGTACTGTAAGCAACGTTGGTCCAAACAAAAGCACGGTTTATTTCGTGGACATCATTAGACCTGTGGGAGTGGAAGTGGCGATCTGGCCGCAGATTATGGTGTTCTCGAAGTGCCAACAAGAACACTCATATTATGTTACATTCAAGCCCACCAAGATTTCCTCTGCCCGGTATGTATTTGGAGAGATCATCTGGACAGATGGGTTTCATCGTGTTCGAAGTCCTTTGGTTGTGTTCTTGAGCAACGGTGGTCTTTTTCCAAGCAGTTGA
- the LOC104717610 gene encoding probable pyruvate kinase, cytosolic isozyme, with protein sequence MAMEQRPKTKIVCTLGPASRSVPMVEKLLRAGMSVARFNFSHGSYEYHQETLDNLRQAMLNTGMLCAVMLDTKGPEIRTGFLKDGKPIQLKQGQEITISTDYDLKGDDKTICMSYKKLAEDVNPGMVILCADGTISLKVLSCDKAKGTVRCRCENTSMLGERKNVNLPGVVVDLPTLTEKDKQDILEWGVPNKIDMIALSFVRKGSDLVQVRKLLGKHAKTILLMSKVENQEGVANFDDILVNSDAFMIARGDLGMEIPIEKIFLAQKVMIYKCNFMGKPVVTATQMLESMIKSPRPTRAEATDVANAVLDGTDCVMLSGETAAGAYPELAVRTMAKICVEAESTLDYGDIFKRIMLHAEVPMSPIESLASSAVRTATSSRATLILVLTRGGSTAKLVAKYRPGIPILSVVVPEITSDSFDWSCSNEAPARHSLIFRGLVPVLYAGSXGSLILTVGRFSTASFRAGRWSXLCKTGDSVVALLRTGNAIVIKILTVK encoded by the exons ATGGCTATGGAACAGAGGCCGAAGACTAAGATCGTGTGCACACTCGGGCCAGCGTCCAGATCCGTTCCAATGGTTGAGAAGCTTCTTAGGGCGGGGATGAGCGTGGCTCGCTTCAACTTTTCTCATGGATCTTATGAATATCACCAGGAGACCCTCGACAATCTTCGTCAGGCTATGCTTAACACTGGCATGCTCTGTGCTGTCATGCTCGACACCAAG GGACCAGAGATTCGAACCGGGTTCTTAAAGGATGGGAAACCTATCCAGTTGAAACAAGGCCAAGAAATCACCATTTCGACAGACTATGACTTGAAAGGTGATGATAAGACGATTTGCATGAGCTACAAAAAGTTAGCTGAAGATGTCAATCCAGGCATGGTGATACTCTGTGCCGATGGTACCATCTCCTTAAAGGTTCTTTCTTGTGACAAAGCAAAGGGCACGGTTCGTTGCCGTTGTGAGAACACATCAATGCTTGGTGAGAGGAAGAACGTTAATCTCCCTGGTGTTGTGGTTGATCTCCCAACTCTAACTGAAAAAGACAAGCAAGACATTCTTGAATGGGGAGTTCCAAATAAAATCGACATGATTGCTCTGTCTTTCGTCAGAAAAGGTTCAGACTTGGTACAGGTTAGGAAGCTACTCGGGAAACATGCCAAAACCATTCTTCTCATGTCAAAG GTTGAAAACCAAGAAGGTGTGGCTAACTTTGATGACATCTTGGTAAACTCAGATGCGTTTATGATCGCTAGAGGTGACCTCGGAATGGAGATCCCAATCGAGAAGATATTCTTAGCTCAGAAAGTGATGATCTACAAGTGCAACTTCATGGGGAAGCCAGTGGTTACAGCGACTCAGATGCTCGAGTCTATGATCAAATCCCCACGACCAACAAGAGCAGAAGCTACTGATGTTGCAAACGCTGTCCTCGATGGCACGGACTGTGTCATGCTGAGCGGTGAAACCGCAGCAGGAGCATATCCAGAGCTTGCTGTCCGTACCATGGCGAAGATATGTGTGGAAGCAGAGAGCACACTGGACTATGGAGACATCTTCAAGAGAATAATGCTTCACGCTGAGGTTCCCATGAGCCCGATCGAGTCACTTGCTTCCTCTGCAGTCAGAACCGCTACTTCCTCTAGAGCCACTCTCATTTTGGTGTTGACCAGAGGAGGCAGCACTGCGAAACTGGTGGCTAAGTACAGACCAGGGATACCCATTTTGTCTGTTGTAGTTCCCGAAATCACGTCCGACTCTTTTGATTGGTCGTGTAGCAACGAGGCACCGGCCAGACACAGCCTCATCTTCCGGGGTTTAGTCCCGGTGCTGTACGCTGGATCANATGGCTCACTTATCTTGACCGTTGGGAGATTCTCCACGGCTTCTTTCCGAGCTGGTAGA tggtcTANACTGTGCAAGACAGGAGACTCCGTGGTGGCTCTCCTCCGTACAGGTAACGCTATTGTTATCAAGATCTTGACTGTCAAGTGA
- the LOC104717613 gene encoding F-box/FBD/LRR-repeat protein At4g26340-like isoform X1: protein MDHISQLSDDLLLRILSCLPTRNVVATSLLSQRWRFLWTLVPQLRFDDTNHNGDYKSFSQFVYRYLLSNKAPVLQQLHLNLGSHCPAIDIRLWIDIAVSRLVIELEINIRSSKDVSVTLPSSLYTSNTLETLSLINYVLLDVPSSVRLPSLKVLHLTSVDYVDDVSLPSLLSGCPNLEELCLGRHEEDSVMDVTVVVPSLQRLTMVDTNDVSRSRYVIDAPCLKYLNIVDEALYKSRQIENMPELVEANIAITRGVTQKFLRALTSVRHLSLCLSISKVRCPSGMIFNQLVHLSLYTFAKGWWDLLTCMLQDSPKLRFLKLIDKHDSGLCGKETPIGWKLPSSVPECILFSLEAFEWIGYKGRRGDREMATYVLKNAACLRTATFTPESTDVEEKYRMLKELASVPTASTSSQLLFD from the exons ATGGACCATATCAGTCAGCTTTCAGATGATTTGCTCTTGCGGATTTTGTCATGTCTTCCGACAAGAAATGTTGTGGCCACAAGTCTTTTGTCCCAAAGATGGCGGTTTCTTTGGACGTTAGTGCCACAACTTCGATTCGACGATACCAATCATAATGGTGACTATAAGAGCTTCTCTCAGTTTGTTTACAGGTATTTGCTATCAAATAAGGCACCTGTTCTACAGCAATTGCATCTGAATCTTGGCTCTCACTGTCCTGCTATAGACATTAGACTATGGATTGATATTGCAGTTAGTCGCCTTGTGATTGAGCTGGAAATTAATATTCGTTCTTCCAAGGACGTGTCTGTTACTTTACCGAGTAGCCTATACACCTCTAATACACTAGAGACCTTGAGTCTCATCAATTACGTTCTTTTGGATGTTCCTTCTTCAGTTCGTCTCCCGTCTCTCAAAGTTCTGCACCTAACGAGTGTTGATTACGTAGACGATGTATCTCTTCCAAGTCTTTTATCTGGCTGTCCAAATCTTGAAGAATTGTGTTTGGGGCGACATGAGGAAGACTCTGTAATGGATGTCACTGTCGTGGTGCCTTCCTTACAACGGTTAACTATGGTCGACACAAATGATGTTAGTCGTAGTCGATATGTGATAGATGCCCCTTGTTTGAAGTACCTTAACATCGTAGATGAAGCACTTTACAAGTCCCGTCAAATTGAGAACATGCCTGAATTGGTCGAGGCAAATATTGCGATTACTAGAGGAGTTACTCAGAAGTTTCTGAGGGCTCTTACTTCTGTCCGACATCTTTCTCTATGTTTATCAATTTCAAAG gttagGTGTCCTTCTGGTATGATTTTCAATCAGCTTGTTCATCTGAGTTTGTATACATTTGCTAAAGGTTGGTGGGATCTTCTTACTTGTATGCTCCAAGATTCCCCAAAACTAAGATTTCTCAAACTCATTGAT AAACATGATTCTGGTCTTTGTGGAAAAGAAACCCCAATTGGTTGGAAGCTGCCGAGTTCTGTCCCCGAGTGTATTTTATTTAGTCTTGAGGCATTTGAGTGGATTGGGTACAAAGGGAGACGAGGAGATAGAGAGATGGCAACATATGTCCTAAAGAATGCTGCTTGTTTGAGGACAGCAACGTTTACTCCAGAATCTACTGATGTGGAAGAAAAGTATCGTATGCTCAAGGAGTTGGCATCAGTACCTACAGCTTCAACTTCGTCTCAGCTTCTATTCGACTGA
- the LOC104717613 gene encoding F-box/FBD/LRR-repeat protein At4g26340-like isoform X2, which yields MVTIRASLSLFTVRLPSLKVLHLTSVDYVDDVSLPSLLSGCPNLEELCLGRHEEDSVMDVTVVVPSLQRLTMVDTNDVSRSRYVIDAPCLKYLNIVDEALYKSRQIENMPELVEANIAITRGVTQKFLRALTSVRHLSLCLSISKVRCPSGMIFNQLVHLSLYTFAKGWWDLLTCMLQDSPKLRFLKLIDKHDSGLCGKETPIGWKLPSSVPECILFSLEAFEWIGYKGRRGDREMATYVLKNAACLRTATFTPESTDVEEKYRMLKELASVPTASTSSQLLFD from the exons ATGGTGACTATAAGAGCTTCTCTCAGTTTGTTTACAG TTCGTCTCCCGTCTCTCAAAGTTCTGCACCTAACGAGTGTTGATTACGTAGACGATGTATCTCTTCCAAGTCTTTTATCTGGCTGTCCAAATCTTGAAGAATTGTGTTTGGGGCGACATGAGGAAGACTCTGTAATGGATGTCACTGTCGTGGTGCCTTCCTTACAACGGTTAACTATGGTCGACACAAATGATGTTAGTCGTAGTCGATATGTGATAGATGCCCCTTGTTTGAAGTACCTTAACATCGTAGATGAAGCACTTTACAAGTCCCGTCAAATTGAGAACATGCCTGAATTGGTCGAGGCAAATATTGCGATTACTAGAGGAGTTACTCAGAAGTTTCTGAGGGCTCTTACTTCTGTCCGACATCTTTCTCTATGTTTATCAATTTCAAAG gttagGTGTCCTTCTGGTATGATTTTCAATCAGCTTGTTCATCTGAGTTTGTATACATTTGCTAAAGGTTGGTGGGATCTTCTTACTTGTATGCTCCAAGATTCCCCAAAACTAAGATTTCTCAAACTCATTGAT AAACATGATTCTGGTCTTTGTGGAAAAGAAACCCCAATTGGTTGGAAGCTGCCGAGTTCTGTCCCCGAGTGTATTTTATTTAGTCTTGAGGCATTTGAGTGGATTGGGTACAAAGGGAGACGAGGAGATAGAGAGATGGCAACATATGTCCTAAAGAATGCTGCTTGTTTGAGGACAGCAACGTTTACTCCAGAATCTACTGATGTGGAAGAAAAGTATCGTATGCTCAAGGAGTTGGCATCAGTACCTACAGCTTCAACTTCGTCTCAGCTTCTATTCGACTGA
- the LOC104720109 gene encoding subtilisin-like protease SBT3.18 produces the protein MLYSYNYGFSGFSAKLNPTQAASLAKLDQVITFFKSKSLKLHTTRSWDFLGLTVYNARRTPPPQLAYGSDIVVGIFDTGIWPESENFREPPNAKPIPSSWNGRCVGGEDFDPTVHCNRKLIGARFYLRGFEETYGPIDFRRDPEYRSPRDYLGHGTHTASTAVGSVVRNVSGFSDLGRGTARGGAPLARLAVFKTCWGKDLEGVCTEADILAAFDDAIHDGVHVISASFGSSPPLSPFFESSADIGAFHAAERGISVVFXNIFQSMSTLSGIKQSRHLAINKFRPKSENDVVREPMPC, from the exons ATGTTGTACAGTTACAACTATGGCTTCTCAGGCTTCTCCGCAAAACTCAACCCAACACAAGCTGCTTCTTTAGCAA AATTGGACCAGGTCATAACGTTCTTCAAAAGCAAAAGCTTGAAATTACACACAACAAGGAGCTGGGATTTCTTAGGTCTCACCGTCTACAATGCCCGTCGCACTCCTCCGCCGCAGCTCGCTTATGGCTCCGACATCGTCGTCGGAATATTTGATACTG ggatttggCCGGAATCGGAGAATTTTAGGGAACCGCCGAATGCGAAACCTATACCTTCGTCATGGAACGGAAGATGCGTGGGAGGAGAAGACTTCGATCCAACCGTACATTGCAATCGCAAATTGATCGGCGCTCGGTTTTACCTCAGAGGATTCGAAGAGACGTACGGACCGATTGACTTCAGGCGAGATCCGGAATACAGATCGCCGCGTGATTACCTCGGTCACGGCACACACACGGCTTCCACCGCCGTCGGATCCGTTGTTCGCAACGTCTCCGGCTTCTCCGATCTTGGACGCGGCACCGCTCGCGGCGGAGCTCCATTGGCGAGGCTTGCAGTGTTCAAAACGTGCTGGGGGAAGGATTTGGAAGGGGTTTGCACGGAGGCTGATATCTTGGCAGCTTTCGACGATGCGATCCACGACGGTGTTCACGTGATCTCCGCGTCTTTCGGCTCATCTCCGCCGTTATCTCCGTTTTTCGAGTCGAGCGCAGATATTGGGGCGTTTCACGCGGCGGAGAGAGGAATCAGCGTGGTTTTCTNAAACATCTTTCAAAGCATGTCTACTCTTAGTGGTATTAAACAATCTAGGCATCTAGCTATTAACAAGTTTAGACCTAAAAGTGAGAATGATGTGGTTCGTGAGCCTATGCCTTGTTGA
- the LOC104717611 gene encoding E3 ubiquitin-protein ligase RNF126-like, translating into MAARYWCHMCTQMVNPIIDAEIKCPFCQSGFVEEMSGEINGGSSGLREVQDPEIDFGTDRALSLWGPILLGMMSNPRRRRRFRRTEFGVDNDDDEVNGAAADDVVGGNDRNVHHRRHRHRQQGREIDLDREFESILRRRRRSSATILQLLQGIREGITSEYESSDRDPFNQSAVVQGSTSLNQNRNNTSLSAIGDYFVGPSLDHLLEHLADNDPIRHGTLPARKEAVENLPTVKISEPLQCSVCLDDFDKGSEAKEMPCKHKFHIRCIVPWLELHSSCPVCRYELPPDDETKVDPVRPRTRTLEINISNENMEDDASNNNVSERRFSFPWPFSGLFSSSSSSSSSSSSSASASGSSHLGENS; encoded by the exons ATGGCAGCTAGGTATTGGTGTCATATGTGTACACAAATGGTGAATCCAATCATTGATGCTGAGATCAAATGTCCCTTTTGCCAAAGCGGGTTTGTCGAGGAAATGAGTGGTGAGATTAATGGTGGCAGCAGCGGTCTAAGGGAGGTTCAAGACCCTGAGATCGATTTTGGTACAGACCGTGCATTGTCTCTATGGGGTCCAATCTTGCTTGGAATGATGAGCAATCCTCGGAGACGTAGAAGGTTTAGGAGGACAGAGTTTG GtgttgataatgatgatgatgaggtcaatggtgctgctgctgatgatgtTGTTGGTGGAAATGACCGCAATGTCCATCATCGTCGTCATAGGCACAGGCAACAAGGTAGAGAGATTGATTTAGACAGAGAGTTTGAGTCTATCCTTAGGAGGAGACGAAGAAGCTCCGCTACCATACTGCAGTTGCTTCAGGGGATTCGTGAAGGGATTACTTCCGAGTATGAGAGCTCAGACCGAGACCCGTTTAATCAGTCAGCTGTTGTTCAGGGATCGACGAGTTTGAATCAAAACCGGAACAACACTTCTCTTTCTGCTATTGGAGATTACTTTGTTGGACCTAGTTTAgaccacttgcttgaacatctAGCTGATAACGATCCTATCAGGCATGGAACTCTACCAGCTCGGAAAGAAGCCGTGGAGAATCTCCCAACGGTCAAGATAAGTGAGCCATTGCAATGCTCGGTTTGTTTGGATGATTTTGACAAAGGAAGTGAAGCTAAAGAGATGCCTTGTAAGCACAAGTTTCACATCCGGTGTATAGTACCGTGGCTCGAGCTTCACAGTTCGTGTCCTGTCTGCCGATATGAACTCCCTCCTGATGATGAGACAAAGGTAGATCCGGTAAGACCGAGAACAAGAACTCTAGAGATCAACATAAGTAATGAGAATATGGAAGATGATGCAAGCAATAATAATGTGAGCGAGAGAAGGTTCTCTTTTCCGTGGCCATTCAGCGgattattctcttcttcttcttcttcttcttcttcttcttcttcatccgcaTCGGCCTCAGGGTCATCTCATCTTGGTGAGAACTCATAA
- the LOC104717609 gene encoding uncharacterized protein LOC104717609 — MSETEATGVTDDSAPAIATETVSDATEHKAIGVVDSVGEAMGGAEKWVGDLQQTVKESTDSAMRSARSFRENSTSQFRSIQDFIPHALTQYKTYENAFFSKVTEELTYAKEHPAAAVGIGVAASLVLMRGPRRFLFRQTLGRFQSEEAQFLRAEKHVQELNMSVDLMKKESKKLLERATLAEKDMKRGLSELMNSGNDIHRLAKSVHKVECEAADLMDGLRQIPGRDAIKLRAEVASMTSLLGQKRIALNKRIMSMSELGLPV; from the exons ATGAGCGAAACCGAAGCAACCGGCGTTACCGACGATTCGGCTCCAGCGATCGCGACTGAAACTGTTTCTGATGCGACGGAGCATAAAGCGATTGGAGTGGTTGATTCGGTGGGGGAAGCCATGGGAGGAGCAGAGAAATGGGTGGGTGATCTCCAACAGACGGTGAAGGAATCGACGGATTCCGCCATGCGCTCTGCTCGTTCCTTCCGTGAAAACTCGACCTCTCAGTTCCGCTCTATACAG GATTTCATTCCACATGCTTTGACTCAATATAAGACCTATGAGAATGCTTTCTTCAGCAAAGTAACAG aAGAATTGACGTACGCAAAGGAGCATCCGGCTGCTGCTGTTGGGATTGGTGTCGCTGCTAGTCTTGTTCTGATGCGAG GCCCAAGAAGATTCTTGTTTCGTCAAACACTAGGCCGATTTCAAAGCGAAGAG GCACAGTTCTTGAGAGCTGAGAAGCATGTTCAGGAGTTGAACATGTCTGTAGACTTGATGAAAAAGGAGAGCAAGAAATTGCTTGAGAGGGCGACTTTAGCAGAGAAGGATATGAAACGCGGTCTCTCTGAACTCAT GAACTCTGGAAATGATATACATCGTCTGGCTAAGTCCGTCCACAAGGTTGAATGTGAAGCTGCAG ATTTGATGGACGGACTTCGGCAAATTCCTGGAAGGGATGCTATCAAGCTTAGAGCCGAA GTGGCGTCCATGACTTCGCTCTTGGGACAGAAGAGGATTGCATTGAACAAAAGGATCATGAGTATGTCTGAGCTAGGACTTCCCGTATGA
- the LOC104717615 gene encoding uncharacterized protein LOC104717615, whose amino-acid sequence MVFNGQTVVSVAHLSAEIWQRLRRIPPSDRISSSEMLELVCFFPLQQLGRYALCFLTFLCLPHPGLLYPEPDDDDGNHAFVNGSSSSSIARHQHHFHLHFE is encoded by the coding sequence ATGGTGTTCAACGGCCAGACAGTTGTGTCTGTAGCCCATTTGTCGGCGGAGATTTGGCAGCGATTACGGCGGATCCCACCGTCTGACCGCATAAGCAGCAGCGAGATGCTTGAGCTAGTCTGCTTCTTCCCGCTCCAGCAATTGGGTCGATACGCTTTATGTTTCTTGACTTTTCTCTGTCTTCCTCATCCAGGTTTGCTCTATCCTGAACCCGACGATGACGATGGGAATCACGCTTTTGTTAATGgctcctcttcatcttccatcGCTAGACATCAGCATCACTTTCATCTACACTTTGAGtaa
- the LOC109126774 gene encoding arabinogalactan peptide 13 yields MEAMKMRLFVAVLVATMALSAMQQVAAVEAPAPSPTSDASLSIPAFFASVATLAFGFLF; encoded by the coding sequence ATGGAGGCAATGAAGATGAGACTCTTTGTGGCGGTTTTGGTGGCGACGATGGCTTTGTCAGCCATGCAACAGGTTGCCGCGGTGGAGGCTCCTGCCCCGAGTCCTACTTCGGACGCTTCCTTGTCCATCCCTGCTTTCTTCGCCTCTGTTGCCACTTTGGCCTTTGGGTTTCTCTTCTAA
- the LOC104717612 gene encoding uncharacterized protein LOC104717612: protein MEGTISPLCLRSSSSLCYFSRNVSPDSHRSIGFTLVDSLRPTNLVSLRTGNKRSSSSCLRLFLSPTRSALRTPTISAEEVKDVPMPKIDKSGRLSSPRAARELALVILYAACLEGSDPIRLFEKRINARREPGYEFDKNSLLEYNHMSFGGPPVKTETKEEEDELVRHDEKESTIEAEVLSAPPKLVYSKLVLRFAKKLLAAVVDKWDTHVVIIEKISPPDWKSAPAGRILEFSILHLAMSEVAVLETRHPIVINEAVDLAKRFCDGSAPRIINGCLRTYVKDRAATSTPQALESKQEVSV, encoded by the exons ATGGAGGGAACCATATCGCCGCTTTGCTTACGTTCTTCCTCGAGTCTCTGTTACTTCTCGAGGAACGTTTCACCAGATTCTCACCGTTCTATAGGATTTACATTGGTGGATTCGCTCCGGCCGACGAACTTGGTTTCACTGCGGACTGGAAATAAACGGTCGTCTTCGTCGTGTCTACGGTTGTTTCTATCCCCGACGAGAAGCGCTCTACGTACGCCGACGATTTCCGCGGAGGAAGTGAAAGATGTTCCGATGCCTAAGATAGATAAGAGCGGTCGATTGAGCAGTCCTCGAGCCGCTCGCGAGCTCGCTCT AGTAATACTATATGCCGCATGCTTAGAAGGATCAGACCCTATTCGtctctttgagaagagaatAAATGCAAGAAGAG AGCCTGGATACGAGTTTGACAAGAATTCTTTGTTGGAATACAACCACATGAGCTTTGGAGGACCCCCAGTTaagacagaaacaaaagaagaggaagatgagctTGTGCGCCATGATGAAAAAGAATCGACAATCG AAGCAGAAGTGCTTTCAGCTCCCCCAAAGCTGGTGTATAGCAAACTTGTATTACG gTTTGCAAAGAAACTCTTGGCTGCTGTGGTTGATAAATGGGATACTCATGTCGTTATCATCGAGAAAATCTCGCCCCCAGACTGGAAG AGTGCACCAGCTGGAAGAATACTAGAGTTTTCAATTCTTCACTTGGCAATGTCTGAAGTGGCAGTACTTGAAACCCGACACCCAATAGTCATCAATGAG GCTGTTGATCTTGCAAAACGGTTCTGTGATGGATCAGCGCCACGCATAATCAACGGATGCCTAAGGACATATGTCAAGGATAGAGCAGCAACATCAACACCTCAAGCTTTAGAATCGAAGCAAGAAGTATCAGTTTAA